The following proteins come from a genomic window of Triticum aestivum cultivar Chinese Spring chromosome 6A, IWGSC CS RefSeq v2.1, whole genome shotgun sequence:
- the LOC123129617 gene encoding putative cyclin-F2-1, producing MDIMDPFTTELLSGPPIPVALPGSGAETRDIDDYLRAIGALPALRPVDHYAAMEEPVPSLLPESAVPVFDTPESNNSATRPRLSDYDADIDFNLRKLEMNVEEPPRPDYLKTVQGDRMSPSMRANLVIWMDGLTRYYGLAPGTLHRAVSYVDRVLSARTLPTTNMEYELHLLGATAAFTAAKYEERDTIFKVDAAKIANDCGFATSKEVIDVECKMLAVLRYELSEPTAYIFVDHFTRYSNGESDLEVQKLAHRLAEQSLVDYRCLPLMPSAVAASAVFLARLILNPMASQVRKWNREFTELTGYKPTDLILGIESLYMMNPDPRFAVLSAFLQDEQELCIIGKLPLNCGIICPMPTATRFNISIKTSLAVRSSSIDAIVKRSIVQKLAHQHGLEGERDLEVQKLAYQLAETSLVDYRCVQLMPSAVAASAVFLARLILNPMASQVQKWNREFTELTGYKPTDLILGIQSLYMMNPDPRFVILPAY from the exons ATGGATATCATGGATCCCTTCACCACCGAGCTCCTTTCGGGCCCTCCCATCCCCGTCGCCTTACCAGGGAGCGGCGCCGAGACGAGGGACATTGACGACTACCTCCGAGCCATCGGTGCACTTCCTGCGCTTCGACCCGTCGACCACTACGCCGCAATGGAGGAACCCGTACCATCCCTGCTCCCGGAGAGCGCCGTCCCAGTCTTCGATACCCCTGAATCCAACAACTCGGCCACGCGTCCGCGGCTCTCCGACTACGACGCCGACATTGACTTCAACCTCCGCAAGCTGGAGATGAACGTCGAGGAGCCGCCGAGGCCAGACTACCTGAAGACGGTGCAGGGAGATCGGATGAGCCCGTCCATGCGCGCCAACCTTGTTATCTGGATGGACGGGCTTACTCGGTACTACGGCCTGGCCCCCGGCACGCTTCACCGCGCCGTCTCCTACGTCGACCGCGTGCTATCAGCGCGAACCTTACCTACGACTAACATGGAGTATGAGCTCCATCTCCTGGGCGCCAcggccgccttcaccgccgccaaaTATGAGGAGCGGGACACCATATTCAAGGTGGACGCCGCGAAAATTGCCAACGACTGTGGGTTCGCCACGAGCAAGGAGGTGATCGACGTGGAGTGCAAGATGTTGGCGGTGCTCCGGTACGAGCTCAGCGAACCAACGGCCTACATCTTTGTGGACCACTTCACCAGGTACAGTAATGGAGAGAGCGACCTGGAGGTTCAGAAGTTGGCGCATCGGCTCGCCGAACAATCGCTCGTCGACTACAGATGCCTGCCGCTCATGCCATCGGCCGTGGCGGCGTCGGCGGTCTTTCTGGCAAGGCTGATCTTGAACCCAATGGCGAGCCAGGTTCGAAAGTGGAACAGGGAATTCACGGAGCTGACAGGGTACAAGCCCACGGACCTCATCCTTGGCATTGAGTCGCTGTACATGATGAATCCTGATCCTCGCTTTGCGGTCTTGTCAGCTTTTTTGCAAGACGAACAAGAATT GTGTATAATTGGCAAGCTCCCTTTGAATTGTGGAATTATatgccctatgccgacggctaccAGATTCAATATTTCAATT AAAACCTCCCTGGCCGTACGTTCCAGCAGTATAGACGCCATCGTAAAAAGGTCAATTGTTCAGAAGTTGGCGCATCAGCACGGCCTGGAAGGAGAGCGCGACCTGGAGGTTCAGAAGTTGGCGTATCAGCTCGCCGAAACATCGCTGGTTGACTACAGATGCGTGCAGCTCATGCCATCCGCCGTGGCGGCGTCGGCGGTCTTTCTGGCCAGGCTGATCTTGAACCCAATGGCGAGCCAGGTGCAGAAGTGGAACAGAGAATTCACGGAGCTGACAGGGTACAAGCCCACGGACCTCATCCTTGGCATTCAGTCCTTGTACATGATGAATCCCGATCCGCGCTTCGTGATCTTGCCAGCGTATTAG